In Agromyces sp. G08B096, a genomic segment contains:
- a CDS encoding amidohydrolase family protein, with protein MSDLLIREVVAVDGDGEVRGGEASDVLVVDGRIAAIAPAGSLARDAPAAAAVVEGDGRLLLPGFVDAHSHASGRVFDADVQLALLRQGVTSVIAGQDGVGWAPGDGAYATEYFAAIDGPHPGYAGGGVAELLAAHDGTTPLNVGYLVPAGTVRHLVTGRSTDAPSPDELAAMVRLVAEGLEAGALGLSTGLDYVPGIFASTTELTALARPVAEAGGVVASHLRGGYESGSAAGVAELAAIARDAGTRVHISHFHAEPAIVLELMAGLAAGDLAGGRPVDATFDAYPYGRGCSILAMPILPASLTVRPVDEVLAVLRDPAERARLLDEWFPTIVDYPSLGPDWPSMLTFAHVAAAEYDWAHGLTLAEAAARHGVAPADLALDVLVASRLEVNVVMSVRAERSDADLARILAHPAALGGSDGIFVGRHPHPRARGTFARYLDLLVRTDHGPGARLDWAGAAALCSTRAADRFALGDRGRVRVGAVADLVLVDPAAVRDRATYDRPLELAEGIDDVVVAGVPVLARGALTCRTPGRGLRRAARAARPEVG; from the coding sequence GTGTCCGATCTGCTGATCCGCGAGGTCGTCGCCGTCGACGGCGACGGCGAGGTGCGCGGCGGCGAGGCATCCGATGTGCTCGTGGTCGACGGCCGCATCGCCGCCATCGCTCCGGCCGGCTCCCTCGCACGCGACGCGCCCGCCGCGGCAGCCGTCGTCGAGGGCGACGGCCGGCTGCTGCTGCCCGGCTTCGTCGACGCGCACTCGCACGCGAGCGGCCGGGTCTTCGACGCCGACGTGCAGCTCGCGCTGCTGCGCCAGGGCGTGACGAGCGTGATCGCCGGGCAGGACGGCGTCGGCTGGGCGCCCGGCGACGGCGCGTACGCCACCGAGTACTTCGCCGCGATCGACGGACCGCACCCCGGCTACGCGGGCGGCGGCGTCGCGGAACTCCTCGCCGCGCACGACGGCACGACGCCGCTGAACGTCGGATACCTGGTGCCCGCGGGCACCGTGCGCCACCTGGTCACGGGGCGGTCGACGGATGCCCCCTCCCCCGATGAACTCGCCGCCATGGTGCGCCTCGTGGCCGAAGGGCTGGAGGCCGGCGCACTCGGTCTCTCGACGGGCCTCGACTACGTGCCGGGCATCTTCGCCTCCACGACCGAGCTGACCGCCCTCGCCCGCCCGGTCGCCGAGGCCGGCGGCGTGGTGGCCTCCCATCTCCGCGGCGGGTACGAGTCGGGGTCCGCGGCGGGCGTCGCCGAGCTCGCTGCGATCGCCCGCGACGCCGGGACGCGGGTGCACATCTCGCACTTCCACGCCGAGCCAGCGATCGTGCTGGAGCTCATGGCCGGGCTCGCCGCCGGCGACCTCGCGGGCGGGCGACCCGTCGACGCGACGTTCGACGCGTATCCGTACGGTCGCGGTTGCTCGATCCTCGCGATGCCCATCCTCCCCGCTTCCCTCACCGTCCGCCCCGTCGACGAGGTGCTGGCCGTGCTCCGCGACCCGGCCGAGCGGGCGCGCCTGCTCGACGAGTGGTTCCCCACGATCGTCGACTACCCGAGCCTCGGACCCGACTGGCCGTCGATGCTCACCTTCGCCCACGTGGCCGCCGCCGAGTACGACTGGGCGCACGGGCTCACCCTCGCCGAGGCCGCGGCCCGCCACGGCGTCGCACCCGCCGACCTCGCGCTCGACGTGCTCGTCGCGAGTCGGCTCGAGGTGAACGTGGTCATGTCCGTCCGCGCCGAACGCTCCGACGCGGACCTTGCCCGCATCCTGGCTCATCCGGCCGCGCTCGGCGGCTCGGACGGCATCTTCGTCGGCCGGCATCCGCACCCGCGCGCCCGCGGCACCTTCGCGCGCTACCTCGACCTGCTCGTCCGCACGGACCACGGGCCGGGCGCGCGGCTCGACTGGGCGGGCGCCGCCGCGCTCTGCTCCACCCGCGCGGCCGACCGGTTCGCGCTCGGCGACCGCGGCCGGGTGCGCGTCGGCGCCGTCGCCGACCTGGTGCTGGTCGACCCGGCAGCGGTGCGGGACCGCGCGACGTACGACCGCCCGCTCGAGCTCGCCGAGGGCATCGACGACGTCGTCGTGGCCGGTGTGCCGGTGCTCGCGCGCGGCGCGCTCACCTGCCGGACGCCCGGACGCGGGCTCCGGCGCGCTGCCCGCGCCGCCCGACCGGAGGTGGGCTGA
- a CDS encoding IclR family transcriptional regulator, with amino-acid sequence MSQSVTRAAAIIDRVAAEARTVAELAEEFGLHRSTMFRELQALERVGWVRRRPSGRYALGTRLATLSKQALDSLDLRDVGGEHVRRLHRRTGNTVHLAALMDRSIVYVDKAEDEAGVRMYSRVGKAVIPYCSAVGKAILAELDGPGRDTVLAGATWERYTDTTITTRERLDRELATVAARGYATDDREFEAFVNCIAVPIVSSAGVVGAISVTAIRMVADLDRLAAHLPAMREAADAISRELG; translated from the coding sequence ATGTCGCAGTCCGTCACCCGCGCCGCTGCGATCATCGACCGCGTCGCCGCCGAGGCCCGGACCGTCGCCGAGCTCGCCGAGGAGTTCGGCCTGCACCGCTCGACCATGTTCCGCGAGCTGCAGGCCCTCGAGCGGGTCGGCTGGGTGCGCCGTCGTCCGAGCGGGCGGTATGCCCTCGGCACACGGCTCGCCACCCTGTCGAAGCAGGCACTCGACTCCCTCGATCTGCGCGATGTCGGCGGCGAGCACGTGCGGCGCCTGCACCGGCGGACGGGTAACACCGTGCACCTCGCGGCGCTCATGGACCGCTCGATCGTCTACGTCGACAAGGCGGAGGACGAGGCGGGCGTCCGCATGTACTCCCGCGTCGGCAAGGCCGTCATCCCGTACTGCTCCGCCGTCGGGAAGGCGATCCTCGCCGAGCTCGACGGACCCGGGCGCGACACAGTCCTCGCGGGCGCCACGTGGGAGCGGTACACCGACACCACGATCACGACGCGAGAGCGGCTCGACCGCGAGCTCGCCACGGTCGCCGCACGCGGCTACGCGACCGACGACCGCGAGTTCGAGGCGTTCGTCAACTGCATCGCCGTGCCGATCGTCTCGAGCGCCGGCGTCGTCGGAGCGATCTCGGTCACGGCCATCCGCATGGTCGCCGACCTCGACCGCCTCGCCGCGCACCTGCCGGCCATGCGGGAGGCCGCCGACGCGATCTCCCGCGAGCTCGGCTGA
- a CDS encoding Rid family detoxifying hydrolase, translating into MTKTAVTLSNAPKPAGPYSHGVVANGFLYTAGFGPQDPATGLVVEGGVKEQTRQVLRNIGAVLAEYGLTFDDVVKVTAHLEDLADFAEYNEAYAEFFTEPYPVRTTVGSRLADILVEIDAVAAVPQAG; encoded by the coding sequence ATGACCAAGACCGCCGTCACCCTCTCGAACGCGCCGAAGCCCGCCGGGCCCTACAGCCACGGCGTCGTCGCGAACGGCTTCCTCTACACCGCGGGCTTCGGCCCGCAGGACCCGGCGACAGGCCTCGTCGTCGAGGGCGGTGTGAAGGAGCAGACGCGCCAGGTGCTGCGCAACATCGGCGCCGTCCTCGCCGAGTACGGCCTGACCTTCGACGACGTGGTGAAGGTCACCGCGCACCTCGAGGACCTCGCCGACTTCGCGGAGTACAACGAGGCGTACGCCGAGTTCTTCACCGAGCCCTATCCGGTGCGCACCACCGTCGGCTCGCGCCTGGCGGACATCCTCGTCGAGATCGACGCCGTCGCGGCGGTGCCGCAGGCCGGCTGA
- a CDS encoding SGNH/GDSL hydrolase family protein: MRRSRIRHAAAIVVAAGCLVLGACGAPVTSAPHQAASPAPGQVVTAFYGDSYTRGTGTSAPERRWSSIIAADRGWWEFNPSVDGLGFVNNRDRLAGSDDLVDRIVGLRPSPDVVIVTMGLNDAFSMPARADDIAAAIDADLDRFRDELPDARLIVVEPFWYSDERPEAIERIIAWVEEAAERVDADHIPGASRWLEGHPEWMAADGIHPDDEGHAEIARRMDEALGRLGL; the protein is encoded by the coding sequence GTGCGCCGGTCCCGCATCCGGCACGCGGCGGCCATCGTGGTCGCCGCCGGATGCCTCGTGCTCGGCGCCTGCGGAGCGCCGGTGACGTCGGCGCCCCATCAGGCGGCCTCACCCGCGCCGGGGCAGGTCGTCACCGCGTTCTACGGCGATTCGTACACGCGCGGCACCGGCACGTCGGCACCTGAGCGGCGCTGGTCGTCGATCATCGCGGCCGACCGCGGCTGGTGGGAGTTCAATCCGAGCGTCGACGGGCTCGGTTTCGTGAACAACCGCGACCGGCTGGCCGGGTCCGACGACCTCGTCGACCGGATCGTCGGGCTGCGCCCGTCACCCGATGTCGTGATCGTCACCATGGGCCTGAACGACGCGTTCTCGATGCCGGCACGCGCCGACGACATCGCCGCGGCGATCGACGCCGACCTCGACCGGTTCCGTGACGAGCTGCCCGACGCCCGCCTGATCGTCGTCGAACCGTTCTGGTACTCGGATGAGCGGCCCGAGGCGATCGAGCGCATCATCGCCTGGGTGGAGGAAGCCGCGGAGCGCGTCGACGCCGATCACATCCCGGGCGCGTCACGCTGGCTCGAGGGGCATCCCGAGTGGATGGCGGCCGACGGCATCCATCCCGACGACGAGGGGCACGCCGAGATCGCCCGGCGCATGGACGAGGCGCTCGGGCGACTCGGGCTCTGA
- a CDS encoding aspartate-semialdehyde dehydrogenase gives MANGVNIGVVGATGQVGAVVRRLLEERDFPVASIRYFASARSAGTTLPWKGEDIVVEDAETADPAGLDIAIFSAGATTSKAQAPRFAAAGVTVIDNSSGWRMDPDVPLVVSEVNPHAIDEARKGIIANPNCTTMAAMPVLKVLDREAGLERLVISTYQAVSGAGLAGGEELYEQAKAALEQDPRSLVHDGASVSFPEPQKFPRPIAFDVIPLAGSIVDDGDLETDEEKKLRNESRKILELPGLRVAGTCVRVPVFTGHSLSIHAEFANPITPERATELLAEAPGVQLSDVPTPLQAAGTDPSYVGRIRQDQSAPDGRGLVLFVSNDNLRKGAALNAVQIAELVAAKVAVAV, from the coding sequence ATGGCCAACGGAGTGAACATCGGCGTGGTCGGCGCGACCGGCCAGGTCGGCGCGGTCGTGCGCCGTCTGCTCGAGGAGCGCGACTTCCCCGTCGCGAGCATCCGCTACTTCGCCTCCGCCCGCTCGGCCGGCACGACGCTGCCGTGGAAGGGCGAGGACATCGTCGTCGAGGACGCCGAGACGGCCGACCCGGCTGGCCTCGACATCGCGATCTTCTCGGCCGGCGCGACGACGTCGAAGGCGCAGGCCCCCCGCTTCGCGGCCGCCGGCGTGACCGTCATCGACAACTCCTCCGGCTGGCGCATGGACCCCGACGTCCCGCTCGTGGTCAGCGAGGTGAACCCGCACGCGATCGACGAGGCGCGCAAGGGCATCATCGCGAACCCCAACTGCACCACGATGGCGGCGATGCCGGTGCTGAAGGTGCTCGACCGCGAGGCGGGCCTCGAGCGGCTCGTGATCTCCACGTACCAGGCGGTCTCGGGCGCCGGGCTCGCGGGCGGCGAGGAGCTCTACGAGCAGGCGAAGGCCGCACTCGAGCAGGACCCGCGTTCACTCGTCCACGACGGCGCGAGCGTGAGCTTCCCCGAGCCGCAGAAGTTCCCGCGTCCGATCGCGTTCGACGTCATCCCGCTCGCGGGCTCGATCGTCGACGACGGCGACCTCGAGACCGACGAGGAGAAGAAGCTCCGCAACGAGAGCCGCAAGATCCTCGAGCTGCCGGGGCTCCGCGTCGCCGGCACCTGCGTGCGCGTGCCGGTCTTCACCGGTCACTCGCTGTCGATCCACGCCGAGTTCGCGAACCCGATCACGCCCGAGCGCGCGACCGAGCTGCTGGCCGAGGCGCCCGGCGTGCAGCTCAGCGACGTGCCCACCCCGCTCCAGGCGGCCGGCACCGACCCGAGCTACGTCGGCCGCATCCGGCAGGACCAGTCGGCGCCCGACGGACGCGGGCTCGTGCTCTTCGTCTCCAACGACAACCTCCGGAAGGGCGCCGCGCTGAACGCGGTGCAGATCGCCGAGCTGGTCGCCGCGAAGGTGGCCGTCGCGGTCTAG
- a CDS encoding aspartate kinase produces MSLIVQKFGGSSVADAESIKRVAKRIVETRKAGNDVVVAVSAMGDTTDELLDLAGEVAPIQAPRELDMLLSAGERISMALLAMAIKSMGHEARSFTGSQAGMITDATHGAARIVDVTPVRLREALDDGAIVIVAGFQGFSRESRDITTLGRGGSDTTAVALAAALDADVCEIYTDVDGVFTSDPRIVKKARKLDKVTSEEMLELAASGAKVLHIRAVEYARRHGVTLHVRSSFNNTEGTIVYDPSRLPEGAAVEESVIAGVAVDLSEAKITVVGVPDKPGVAAKIFKIVANANANVDMIVQNVSAAATGRTDISFTLPKADGEKALTALASAQEAIGFLSLQYDDQIGKLSLVGAAMRSATGVSAKLFEALYEAGINIEMISTSEIRISVVTRADSVHAAARAVHTAFDLDGEDDAVVYAGTGR; encoded by the coding sequence GTGAGCTTGATCGTGCAGAAGTTCGGCGGATCCTCCGTCGCCGACGCGGAGAGCATCAAGCGGGTCGCCAAGCGCATCGTCGAGACCCGCAAGGCGGGCAACGACGTCGTCGTCGCCGTCTCCGCGATGGGCGACACCACTGACGAACTCCTCGATCTCGCGGGCGAGGTCGCCCCGATCCAGGCGCCGCGCGAGCTCGACATGCTGCTCTCGGCCGGAGAGCGCATCTCGATGGCGCTGCTCGCCATGGCGATCAAGAGCATGGGCCATGAGGCGCGCAGCTTCACCGGCAGCCAGGCGGGCATGATCACGGATGCCACGCACGGCGCCGCCCGCATCGTCGACGTCACCCCCGTGCGGCTCCGCGAGGCCCTCGACGACGGCGCGATCGTCATCGTCGCCGGGTTCCAGGGCTTCAGCCGCGAGTCGCGCGACATCACGACGCTCGGCCGCGGCGGCAGCGACACGACCGCGGTGGCGCTCGCCGCCGCGCTCGACGCCGACGTGTGCGAGATCTACACCGACGTCGACGGTGTCTTCACCTCCGACCCGCGCATCGTGAAGAAGGCGCGCAAGCTCGACAAGGTCACGAGCGAGGAGATGCTGGAGCTCGCGGCATCCGGGGCGAAGGTGCTGCACATCCGGGCAGTGGAGTACGCGCGCCGCCACGGCGTGACCCTGCACGTCCGGTCGTCGTTCAACAACACCGAGGGGACGATCGTCTACGACCCCTCGCGTCTTCCCGAAGGAGCCGCTGTGGAAGAGTCCGTCATCGCCGGTGTCGCGGTCGATCTGTCCGAGGCCAAGATCACGGTCGTCGGCGTGCCCGACAAGCCCGGTGTCGCGGCGAAGATCTTCAAGATCGTCGCGAACGCGAATGCGAACGTCGACATGATCGTGCAGAACGTCTCGGCCGCGGCGACCGGTCGCACCGACATCTCGTTCACGCTGCCGAAGGCCGACGGTGAGAAGGCGCTCACGGCGCTCGCGAGCGCGCAGGAGGCGATCGGCTTCCTCTCGCTGCAGTACGACGACCAGATCGGCAAGCTCTCCCTCGTCGGCGCCGCGATGCGGTCGGCGACCGGGGTGTCGGCGAAGCTCTTCGAGGCGCTGTACGAGGCGGGGATCAACATCGAGATGATCTCGACGAGCGAGATCCGCATCTCGGTCGTCACGCGCGCCGACAGCGTGCACGCCGCGGCGCGCGCCGTGCACACGGCCTTCGACCTCGACGGCGAAGACGACGCGGTCGTCTACGCCGGCACGGGCCGGTAG
- a CDS encoding nuclear transport factor 2 family protein, with product MASRGAEWVAGYVRAWETNDPADIGALFTDDAVYEFRPDDPDAARGRDAIVAAWLEADDQPGTWAYDWRLLVDTPDLVIVTGRVEYPAAKDYDSLWVVRLAPDGRATHFTEWYMERDRT from the coding sequence ATGGCGAGCAGAGGTGCGGAATGGGTCGCGGGCTACGTCCGGGCCTGGGAGACGAACGATCCGGCGGACATCGGAGCGTTGTTCACCGATGACGCGGTGTACGAGTTCCGGCCCGACGATCCGGATGCCGCGCGCGGGCGCGACGCCATCGTCGCGGCGTGGCTCGAGGCCGACGATCAGCCGGGTACTTGGGCGTACGACTGGCGGCTGCTCGTCGACACCCCCGACCTGGTGATCGTGACGGGACGTGTGGAGTATCCGGCGGCGAAGGACTACGACTCGCTCTGGGTCGTGCGCCTCGCGCCCGACGGCCGGGCGACGCACTTCACCGAGTGGTACATGGAGCGCGACCGCACCTGA
- the recR gene encoding recombination mediator RecR, translating into MYEGIVQELIDELGRLPGIGPKSAQRIAFHIVQTEHFDVTRLAEVLLEVRDKVRFCEICGNVSEEATCSICRDPRRDPSLICVVEEAKDVVAIERTREFRGLYHVLGGAISPIDGVGPDELRIRQLMQRLADGTVREVIIATDPNLEGEATATYLSRLLTTLEIKVTRLASGLPVGGDLEYADEVTLGRAFEGRRVVG; encoded by the coding sequence GTGTACGAAGGCATCGTCCAGGAGCTGATCGACGAGCTCGGTCGCCTGCCCGGCATCGGGCCGAAGTCGGCGCAGCGCATCGCGTTCCACATCGTGCAGACCGAGCACTTCGACGTCACCCGGCTCGCCGAGGTGCTGCTCGAGGTGCGCGACAAGGTGAGGTTCTGCGAGATCTGCGGCAACGTCTCCGAGGAGGCGACCTGCTCGATCTGCCGCGACCCGCGCCGCGACCCCAGCCTCATCTGCGTCGTGGAGGAGGCCAAAGACGTCGTCGCCATCGAGCGCACGCGTGAGTTCCGGGGGCTCTACCACGTGCTCGGCGGCGCGATCAGCCCGATCGACGGCGTGGGCCCCGACGAGCTGCGCATCCGGCAGCTCATGCAGCGGCTCGCCGACGGCACCGTGCGCGAGGTCATCATCGCCACCGACCCGAACCTCGAGGGCGAGGCGACGGCGACCTACCTCAGCCGGCTGCTTACGACGCTCGAGATCAAGGTCACGCGCCTCGCCTCGGGTCTGCCGGTCGGCGGCGATCTCGAGTACGCCGACGAGGTCACGCTCGGCCGGGCGTTCGAGGGCCGGCGCGTCGTCGGCTGA